CGGTACTTCTACGCTTTTGTGCATTACGGTATTAGCATTCCGGATGCGAGTTAACAAATCGGCGATTGGATCAGTCATGACCATAGTTTAAACCTCCTCTTCTAGTTACATTTACCAACTCGCCTTGGTTATGCCAGGAATCTCGCCCCGATGCGCCAAGGTGCGGAAGCATATACGGCACATGCCAAATTTTCTCATATAGGCCCTAGGCCGACCACATATTTTGCAGCGATTGTAATGTCTGGTGGAAAACTTGCCGGGACGTTTTTGCTTCGCGATCAAAGACTTCTTGGCCATTGCTTTTCCCTCCTTATTGTTCGCGGAATGGCATACCCATCAGGCGGAGCAGCTCTCTCGCTTCTTCGTCGGTCTTAGCGGTTGTAACTATGATAACCTCCAATCCCCGAATCTTGTCGATCTTGTCGTAGTCTATTTCCGGGAAAATAACCTGCTCCCTGATCCCCAAAGTGTAATTCCCGCGCCCGTCAAATGCTGTGGGTGATACTCCTCTGAAGTCCCGGACCCGAGGCAAAGCCACGTTAATAAGCTTATCGAGGAAATCGTACATCCTATCCCCGCGCAAGGTAACCTTGCAACCTATAGACATGCCTTGCCTGAGCTTAAAGCCGGCTATGGATTTTTTGGCCTTGGTCACAACGGGCTTCTGCCCGGATATGGCCATCAAATCGTTGACCGCCCCGTCCAAAGACTTGGGATTCTGAATCGCTTCTCCGACCCCGATGTTGAGCACAACCTTCTCTAATTTCGGTACCTGCATTCGGTTACGGTAATTGAACTTTTCCATCATTTTATCGACTATCTCAGTCTTGTATATTTCTTTTAGTCTGACCATATATTCTTTCCTCCTTCTCCCAGGTTCTCCCTACATCAGGCAGGTTCCAAATTACGTACAGGTATTGGGTCAGGCGTGCTCTACCGGATACAGGGCTGGGAGGTATTAGTTATCGCCTTCGCTCTCCGTTTGCCTTTAGTAACAACGTCAGTCCACGATTTCCCCGCACTTCTTGCAAACGCGCACTTTTTCCCCGCTTTCCAGTACCTTTCGACCGATACGAGTGGGCTTGTTACATTTATTACATAGCAGCATCACGTTCGAAACGTGAATAGGTGATTCTATCTGTAGAATCCCGCCCTGCGGCAAGGCGCGGGTAGGCTTCTGATGCTTCTTCACCCGGTTTACGCCTTCTACTACTATCCTGTTCTTGGCTGGTTCGACTTTCAACACTTTGCCTTTCTTGCCTACGTCCTTACCGGCGATGACCTGTACCGTATCCCCTTTTCTTATCTTTAACTTACCCATCAACCTTACCTCCATCCTATAGGACTTCGGGTGCGAGTGAAATAATCTTCATGAAGTTCTTTTCCCGAAGCTCTCTCGCTACCGGACCGAAGATCCGGGTACCTTTCGGATTGTTGTTGTCGTCTATGATCACCGCTGCGTTTTCTCCGAATTTGATGTAAGACCCGTCCGGCCGCCGAATTTCCTTGGTGGTTCGAACAACCACCGCTTTAACCACATCGCCTTTCTTCACTACCCCTCCCGGACTTGCCTCTTTGATCGATACCACTATAATGTCTCCAACTGTGGCGTACTTCCGGTGGGAGCCACCGAGCACCTTTATACACATTGCCCGTTTGGCACCAGTATTGTCACCAACCCGGAGCATGGTTTGGGGCTGTATCATGTCAGCTACCTCCTTCCAGATAAGTTTACTGCAAGGTCTTGGCCCTTTCGATAATTTCAACTACCCGCCAGCGCTTTCTTTTGCTTAACGGCCTGGTTTCCATAATCCTTACCACGTCACCTGTCTTGCACTCGTTGTTTTCGTCGTGGGCCATATATTTTTTGCTCCTTCTAACAACTTTCCGGTACAAGGGATGTTGCATTACTCTCTCTACTTTGACAGTGACTGTCTTATCCATCTTGTCGCTTACAACCGTGCCGATTCTCACTTTCCGTTGTCCTCTTGTCTCTGACACCATTTAGGCCCCCTTTAGGTCAGTTTGAGCCGCTTAATCTCGCGTTCTCTCTGTATGGTCTTAATCCTGGCGATGTTCTTCTTGACCTCACGTATTCTCATCGGGTTGTCCAGTTGCCCCGTTGCCAGTTGAAACCTGAGATTAAACAATTCTTCCTTGAAATCATTTGCCCGCTTACTCAATTCTTCATCAGTCAGTTCCCGCAGCTTATTAGCTTTCACCAGCCTCACCACCCAATTCTTCTCGTTTTACAAACCTGCACTTGATCGGCAGCTTGTGCGAGGCCAATCTCATCGCTTCTTTCGCCACTTCTTCGCTCACGCCAGCTAGCTCGAACATGACCCGCCCTGGTTTGACCACTGCAACCCAGTATTCAGGCGAGCCTTTGCCCTTTCCCATTCGGGTTTCTGCGGGCTTCGCTGTAATGGGTCGGTCCGGGAAAATCTTTATCCATACCTTCCCTCCGCGTTTCACATGCCTGGTAATGGCCACGCGTGCTGCTTCAATCTGGCGGTTAGTTATCCATGCTGCCTCCAGTGCTTGTAGGCCGTATTCCCCGTAAGTGACGGAGTTACCCTTAGTAGCCTTGCCCTTAAGACTCGGCCTATGCTGTTTTCTGTATTTAACACGTTTAGGTACCAGCATTACTTATCTTCCTCCCCCGTCTTCTTCGCTGGTTGCTTGGCCGCTGGTAACACTTCGCCCCGGTTTATCCATATCTTTATTCCGATCTTGCCATACGTGGTCATAGCCTCGGCAAACCCATAGTCGATATCAGCCCGCAAGGTGTGGAGCGGTACTCTACCCTCAGCGTACCATTCAGTTCTGGCAATTTCTGCCCCTGCCAGCCGTCCCGATACCGCTATCTTGATGCCCTCGGCTCCGGCTCTCATTGTACGTTGGACTGCCTGTTTCATAGCTCGGCGGTAAGCTACCCGTCGTTCAATCTGAGCCGCTACGTTTTCAGCAACTATCTGAGCGTCTAGCTCCGGTTTCTTAATCTCCACTATATTGATATTTACAGTCTTGCCGGTTAGCTTGCCCAGGTCCTGACGCAACCGTTCAACCTCTGTTCCTCCACGGCCTATGATAATTCCGGGTTTCGCCGTGTGAATTGACACGCGCACCCGATTGCCCGTACGCTCGATCTCGACCTTCGATATCCCTGCAGCGAAGAAATTTTCCTTGATATATTTTCGAATATGGTAATCTTCATGGAGCAGGTCAGTGTAGTCCCGATCTGCATACCACTTGGAATCCCAATCCCTGATAATTCCTATCCTTAGCCCTTTGGGATGAACCTTTTGACCCACTATCTAACCTCCTTTTCCTTAACTACCACCGTTATATGGCTAGTTCTCCGCTTCATCACATCAGCCCGCCCATAGGCTCTGGGCTTAAGCCGTTTCAAGCTCGGGCCTTCATTAACATAGATCTCGGCCACATACAGGGCATCTACGTCCATGTCGAAATTGTTCTCGGCATTGGCCATAGCTGACTTCAAAACCTTGGCTATCAACGGTGCCCCCTTTTTGTTGGTGTACCTAAGGATAGCCATAGCCTCTTGCGCATTCTTGCCCCGTACAAGGTCTGCCACTTGTCGTGCCTTAAATGGTGATACCCTTAAGTATTTTGCCACTGCTCTTGCTTCCACTGGTCTCCCCCCTTTTTGTTATCTGCGCTTGCTCGTCTTCTCCGACTTGTCGGCGTGACCCCGGTAAGTCCGAGTAGGGGCAAATTCACCCAGCTTATGGCCTACCATGTCTTCAGTTATATAGATGGGAACGTGCTTTCTTCCTTCATATACGGCCAGCGTGTGTCCCACCATTTCAGGTAGTATCGTCGACCGGCGGGACCAGGTTTTGATAACCCTTTTTTCGCCAGTTTCATTCATTTTCTCGATCTTCTTTAGCAGTTTCTCGTCACAGTAAGGGCCCTTTTTTAGAGACCTGCCCATGTCCGTACCTCCTTCAAACTACTTCCTCTTCTTTACTATCATCTTATCAGACGGCTTCTTTTTCCTGGTTTTTCCGCCAATGGCGATTTTACCCCAAGGCGATACCGGGTATTTTCTTCCCACAGGAGCCCTTCCTTCCCCGCCCCCGTGCGGGTGATCTACGGGGTTCATTGCTGTTCCTCTAACTGTGGGACGAATCCCCAACCAGCGAGAACGTCCAGCCTTTCCCAGGGTAATGTTCTCGTGGTCTAGGTTGCCTACCTGCCCTATGGTGGCCCGGCAACTCAAATGAATTAACCTCACTTCTCCTGAAGGTAGCCTTACGTGAGCGTAATCTCCTTCTTTGGCCATCAGCTGGGCGGAAGCCCCAGCTGATCTGACGATCTGCGCTCCTTTGCCCGGCCTCAGTTCGATGTTATGAATAGTAGTACCTACAGGAATGTTCCTCAGGGGGAGAGCATTGCCTACTTTGATATCGGCATCCGGCCCCGATACCACTTTGTCCCCAACCTTGAGCCCATTAGGAGCAACAATATAACGTTTTTCTCCATCAGCGTAGTGCAAAAGCGCTATATTTGCCGACCGGTTGGGGTCGTATTCGATGGCCGCAACCTTGGCCGGCACGCCGTCCTTATTGCGCTTGAAATCGATGATGCGGTATAACCGCTTATGACCGCCGCCCCGGTGACGGACCGTTTGGCGCCCCACGGCGTTCCTGCCCCCGGTCTTTTTAAGGGACACGGTCAGGGCTTTTTCTGGCTCAACTTTAGTTATTTCTTCAAATGTCAGTACTGTCATCTGCCGCCTTCCCGGTGAGGTAGGCTTGAACTTTTTTATACCCATCAAAACTGCCTCCTTATTAGGATGGACTACTCTTACATCCCCTCAAACAGGGGTATTTTGTGTCCCGCTTTTAGTGTCACGATGGCTTTTTTTCGGTCTGGTTTGTACCCTTCAAACCTTCCCATACGCCGCTTCTTGCCTTTTACGTTTATTGTTCTAACGTTGTCTACTTTTACGTGAAATATCTCTTCTATAGCTTTGCGTATTTCCGTCTTGTTGGCCTGTTTGTCAACGATGAACGTGTACTTGTTTTCTGCCATGAGATTCATGGATTTCTCAGTAATAACCGGTCGCACGATAATGTCTCTGGCATCCTTCATCGGGCCAATACCTCCTCTACCTTGGCGACAGCATCCTTGGTTATAACCAGTTTGTCGTGATTCAGTATGTCATACACGCTCATGAAGTCGGCCCTGACCGGCTTAATTCCAGGGATGTTGCGCGCTGATTTATACACGTTCACATCCCCGTCAGCCGTAACTATCAGGGCTTTTCGATCAACCTGCAGAGCATTCAGGATTTCCACCATTCTTTTGGTCTTCGGAGCTTCTAAAGTAAGTTCATCCATCACAATCATGTTCCGCCCTTTGACTTTGCTGGAAAGGGCAGACTTTAAGGCCAGCCGCCTGATTTTCTTGGGAAGAGTATATGAGTAGTCACGGGGTTGCGGGCCGAACACTACTCCTCCTTTACGCCATAGAGGAGAACGGATACTTCCCGCTCTGGCGCGTCCGGTTCCTTTCTGGCGATAGGGCTTACGCCCTCCTCCTCTGACTTCTCCTCGGGTCTTAGTAGCTGCGGTGCCTACCCGATGGTTAGCCAACTGCATCTTTACCACCTGATGCATTGCGGCCTGATTAGGCTCTATCCCGAAAACCTCATCGCTGAGCTCAATTTCTCCTACCTGAGTTCCGTTCATGTTATAAAGTGGCACTTTTGGCATCTTTTTAACCTCCTTCGCCCGACCTCTTTAAGCCTTGGCGGAATTCTTAATCGTGACTAATCCCCGCCTCGGGCCTGGAATCGCACCTTTTATCAAGAGGATGTTTTTTTCGGGATAGACTTTAACCACCCGTAAACGTTGTACTGTAACCTTCTCCCCACCTAAACGTCCTGGCAGTTTACGTCCCTTAAAAACCCGAGCCGGTCCTTTCGCCCCCAAGGCTCCAGGTCTGCGGTGATACTTTGAACCATGGGCCATAGCTCCCCGTTGGAAGTTGTGACGCTTGATGCCCCCAGCAAAGCCTTTCCCTTTGGAAATGCCGGTGACGTCAATTATGTCGCCTTCCTTAAAGATATCAACCCGTATCTCCTGTCCTACCTGGTAATCATCGATATTTTCCACTCGGAATTCCCTGATAAAGCGAACTGGTTTCACGTTGGCGTTAGCCAAGTGTCCTTTCAAAGGCTTTGTTATCTTACTTTCTTTTACACTACCAAAACCGACTTGGATGGCATTGTAGCCGTCAGTAGCCACCGTTTTTTTCTGTAATACTATGCATGGACCCGCTTCTACCACTGTAACCGCGGTAGCCCGGTCATTTTCATCAAAAAGCTGTGTCATCCCTAGCTTTACGCCTAAGAGACCCTTCTCGACATGCTTGCTCACTTTCGTTTACCTCCCATGTTGATGGGGCATGGCTTCAGTTCCCACTAGATGGTGCCCTTCTGATCCCGGTAGCCCTTGTTCGACGTCCGAGTCTGTTAAAGACTTCAAAGCTTGATCTCTATGTCCACCCCGGACGGCAGATCTAGATGCATCAGGGCATCGATAGTCTTCGGATTAGGATCCAGTATATCTATTAGACGTTTGTGGGTACGCATTTCAAACTGTTCCCGCGAATCTTTGTTAACGTGTGGAGACCTGAGAATCGTATAAATACTCTTCTCGGTCGGTAATGGTATCGGCCCTGAAACCTTAGCCCCGTTCTTTTTTGCTGTTTCGACTATCTTGCTGGCGGATTGGTCTAAAAGTTTGTGGTCGAATGCTTTTAACCTTATTCTGACCTTCTGC
The sequence above is drawn from the Syntrophothermus lipocalidus DSM 12680 genome and encodes:
- the rplX gene encoding 50S ribosomal protein L24, with product MGKLKIRKGDTVQVIAGKDVGKKGKVLKVEPAKNRIVVEGVNRVKKHQKPTRALPQGGILQIESPIHVSNVMLLCNKCNKPTRIGRKVLESGEKVRVCKKCGEIVD
- the rpsQ gene encoding 30S ribosomal protein S17 — its product is MVSETRGQRKVRIGTVVSDKMDKTVTVKVERVMQHPLYRKVVRRSKKYMAHDENNECKTGDVVRIMETRPLSKRKRWRVVEIIERAKTLQ
- a CDS encoding type Z 30S ribosomal protein S14, whose amino-acid sequence is MAKKSLIAKQKRPGKFSTRHYNRCKICGRPRAYMRKFGMCRICFRTLAHRGEIPGITKASW
- the rplP gene encoding 50S ribosomal protein L16, with product MLVPKRVKYRKQHRPSLKGKATKGNSVTYGEYGLQALEAAWITNRQIEAARVAITRHVKRGGKVWIKIFPDRPITAKPAETRMGKGKGSPEYWVAVVKPGRVMFELAGVSEEVAKEAMRLASHKLPIKCRFVKREELGGEAGES
- the rplW gene encoding 50S ribosomal protein L23, with product MKDARDIIVRPVITEKSMNLMAENKYTFIVDKQANKTEIRKAIEEIFHVKVDNVRTINVKGKKRRMGRFEGYKPDRKKAIVTLKAGHKIPLFEGM
- the rplN gene encoding 50S ribosomal protein L14; the protein is MIQPQTMLRVGDNTGAKRAMCIKVLGGSHRKYATVGDIIVVSIKEASPGGVVKKGDVVKAVVVRTTKEIRRPDGSYIKFGENAAVIIDDNNNPKGTRIFGPVARELREKNFMKIISLAPEVL
- the rpsC gene encoding 30S ribosomal protein S3, coding for MGQKVHPKGLRIGIIRDWDSKWYADRDYTDLLHEDYHIRKYIKENFFAAGISKVEIERTGNRVRVSIHTAKPGIIIGRGGTEVERLRQDLGKLTGKTVNINIVEIKKPELDAQIVAENVAAQIERRVAYRRAMKQAVQRTMRAGAEGIKIAVSGRLAGAEIARTEWYAEGRVPLHTLRADIDYGFAEAMTTYGKIGIKIWINRGEVLPAAKQPAKKTGEEDK
- the rpsS gene encoding 30S ribosomal protein S19; this encodes MGRSLKKGPYCDEKLLKKIEKMNETGEKRVIKTWSRRSTILPEMVGHTLAVYEGRKHVPIYITEDMVGHKLGEFAPTRTYRGHADKSEKTSKRR
- the rplC gene encoding 50S ribosomal protein L3 codes for the protein MSKHVEKGLLGVKLGMTQLFDENDRATAVTVVEAGPCIVLQKKTVATDGYNAIQVGFGSVKESKITKPLKGHLANANVKPVRFIREFRVENIDDYQVGQEIRVDIFKEGDIIDVTGISKGKGFAGGIKRHNFQRGAMAHGSKYHRRPGALGAKGPARVFKGRKLPGRLGGEKVTVQRLRVVKVYPEKNILLIKGAIPGPRRGLVTIKNSAKA
- the rplV gene encoding 50S ribosomal protein L22 — protein: MEARAVAKYLRVSPFKARQVADLVRGKNAQEAMAILRYTNKKGAPLIAKVLKSAMANAENNFDMDVDALYVAEIYVNEGPSLKRLKPRAYGRADVMKRRTSHITVVVKEKEVR
- the rpmC gene encoding 50S ribosomal protein L29 produces the protein MKANKLRELTDEELSKRANDFKEELFNLRFQLATGQLDNPMRIREVKKNIARIKTIQREREIKRLKLT
- the rplB gene encoding 50S ribosomal protein L2, with the protein product MGIKKFKPTSPGRRQMTVLTFEEITKVEPEKALTVSLKKTGGRNAVGRQTVRHRGGGHKRLYRIIDFKRNKDGVPAKVAAIEYDPNRSANIALLHYADGEKRYIVAPNGLKVGDKVVSGPDADIKVGNALPLRNIPVGTTIHNIELRPGKGAQIVRSAGASAQLMAKEGDYAHVRLPSGEVRLIHLSCRATIGQVGNLDHENITLGKAGRSRWLGIRPTVRGTAMNPVDHPHGGGEGRAPVGRKYPVSPWGKIAIGGKTRKKKPSDKMIVKKRK
- the rplE gene encoding 50S ribosomal protein L5; the protein is MVRLKEIYKTEIVDKMMEKFNYRNRMQVPKLEKVVLNIGVGEAIQNPKSLDGAVNDLMAISGQKPVVTKAKKSIAGFKLRQGMSIGCKVTLRGDRMYDFLDKLINVALPRVRDFRGVSPTAFDGRGNYTLGIREQVIFPEIDYDKIDKIRGLEVIIVTTAKTDEEARELLRLMGMPFREQ
- the rpsJ gene encoding 30S ribosomal protein S10, which encodes MKGQQKVRIRLKAFDHKLLDQSASKIVETAKKNGAKVSGPIPLPTEKSIYTILRSPHVNKDSREQFEMRTHKRLIDILDPNPKTIDALMHLDLPSGVDIEIKL
- the rplD gene encoding 50S ribosomal protein L4; translation: MPKVPLYNMNGTQVGEIELSDEVFGIEPNQAAMHQVVKMQLANHRVGTAATKTRGEVRGGGRKPYRQKGTGRARAGSIRSPLWRKGGVVFGPQPRDYSYTLPKKIRRLALKSALSSKVKGRNMIVMDELTLEAPKTKRMVEILNALQVDRKALIVTADGDVNVYKSARNIPGIKPVRADFMSVYDILNHDKLVITKDAVAKVEEVLAR